The following are from one region of the Stigmatella ashevillena genome:
- a CDS encoding MlaD family protein — MKKLVTPFRVGLLVIAAGAFFLAFFLFSQKGNLSDDESIGVWAYFRDASGLSPKSRVQIAGIPVGIISNISLDGTRAKVFLRIQKGVDIREDAVITKRSESLLGDFLLDLNPGTEQAPTLASGGQIRRVIDSQGMEAVFESLGQITADIQQVTGALREVLGGERGTGSLQRIVENTVKLSDAVNEMVRTNGERLNSILINFEGVSADVRGLTRENQAEVTRIVNNIEFITKDVREVLGSVKKIVGSNEEGLQEGVGSLRDSLAKLDRTLGNLETITTTVREGEGVVGTLLQDRQLGQKLTETVEDVADYASRLTGLQTEVGVQSAWLMTQGRSKNTVSLRLIPKPDKYYLLEIIDDPRGMVEVQVVQNNPPDSGQPVTQTQKITKETFKISAQLAKRYYFTTLRFGLIESTGGVGADLHFLKDALELKLDAFNFSAEELRYPRLRATLRAQAFDHLFVTVGMDDILNAQQRDTATNRLIAGRDVFFGGGLFFTDDDLKALITSVPTP, encoded by the coding sequence GTGAAGAAGCTCGTCACGCCGTTCCGCGTCGGACTGCTGGTCATCGCTGCCGGAGCGTTCTTCCTGGCGTTCTTCCTGTTCTCGCAGAAGGGCAACCTGAGCGACGACGAGTCCATCGGGGTTTGGGCCTACTTCCGGGACGCCTCGGGTCTGAGCCCCAAGAGCCGGGTGCAGATCGCCGGCATCCCCGTGGGCATCATCAGCAACATCTCCCTGGATGGCACCCGCGCCAAGGTGTTCCTGCGCATCCAGAAGGGGGTGGATATCCGCGAGGACGCTGTCATCACCAAGCGCTCCGAGTCGCTGCTGGGCGACTTCCTGCTGGATCTCAACCCCGGCACCGAGCAGGCGCCCACCCTGGCCAGCGGGGGGCAGATCCGCCGCGTCATCGACTCGCAGGGCATGGAGGCCGTGTTCGAGTCGCTGGGGCAGATCACCGCGGACATCCAGCAGGTGACGGGGGCGCTGCGCGAGGTGCTCGGCGGCGAGCGCGGCACCGGCTCGCTCCAGCGCATCGTGGAGAACACCGTCAAGCTGTCGGACGCCGTGAACGAGATGGTGCGGACCAACGGCGAGCGGCTCAACTCCATCCTCATCAACTTCGAGGGCGTCTCCGCGGATGTGCGGGGGCTGACGCGCGAGAACCAGGCGGAGGTCACCCGCATCGTCAACAACATCGAGTTCATCACCAAGGACGTGCGGGAAGTGCTCGGCAGCGTGAAGAAGATCGTCGGCAGCAACGAGGAGGGGCTCCAGGAGGGCGTGGGCAGTCTGAGGGACTCGCTGGCCAAGCTGGACCGGACCCTGGGCAACCTCGAGACCATCACCACCACCGTGCGCGAGGGTGAGGGCGTGGTGGGCACGCTGCTCCAGGACCGGCAGTTGGGGCAGAAGCTCACGGAGACGGTGGAGGATGTCGCGGACTACGCCAGCCGGCTCACCGGCCTGCAGACCGAGGTGGGTGTGCAGAGCGCCTGGTTGATGACGCAGGGGCGCTCGAAGAACACCGTCTCGCTGCGGCTCATCCCCAAGCCGGACAAGTACTACCTGCTGGAGATCATCGACGATCCCCGCGGCATGGTGGAGGTCCAGGTGGTGCAGAACAACCCACCGGATTCTGGCCAACCGGTGACCCAGACGCAGAAAATCACCAAGGAGACCTTCAAGATCTCCGCCCAGCTGGCCAAGCGCTACTACTTCACCACGCTGCGCTTCGGCCTCATCGAGTCCACCGGCGGCGTGGGCGCGGACCTGCACTTCCTGAAGGATGCGCTGGAGCTGAAGTTGGATGCCTTCAACTTCTCCGCCGAGGAGCTGCGCTACCCCCGGCTGCGCGCCACCCTGCGCGCCCAGGCGTTCGATCACCTCTTCGTCACCGTGGGCATGGACGACATCCTCAACGCCCAGCAGCGCGACACGGCCACCAACCGCCTCATCGCTGGCCGGGATGTCTTCTTCGGCGGTGGCCTCTTCTTCACCGACGACGATCTCAAGGCGCTCATCACCTCCGTGCCCACGCCGTAG
- a CDS encoding TIGR02266 family protein — protein MENRKYTRVASRMRCWCKADEVTLYSRVGNVSEGGLFMRTSTPLQTGARAAVRLGSGEKGETEFQAMAKVVWARQNGQSRPPGMGLQFDALDDAAREQLRRIISYDMAASAGA, from the coding sequence ATGGAGAACCGAAAGTACACCCGGGTCGCCTCGCGAATGCGATGCTGGTGCAAGGCGGACGAGGTCACGCTCTACTCACGGGTGGGCAACGTGAGCGAGGGCGGCCTGTTCATGCGCACCAGCACCCCGTTGCAGACGGGCGCGCGCGCGGCTGTCCGCCTGGGCAGTGGGGAAAAGGGCGAGACGGAGTTCCAGGCGATGGCCAAGGTCGTCTGGGCACGCCAGAATGGCCAATCCCGGCCGCCCGGCATGGGATTGCAGTTTGACGCGTTGGATGACGCAGCGCGGGAGCAGCTCAGACGGATTATCTCCTACGACATGGCGGCCAGCGCCGGGGCTTGA
- the asd gene encoding archaetidylserine decarboxylase (Phosphatidylserine decarboxylase is synthesized as a single chain precursor. Generation of the pyruvoyl active site from a Ser is coupled to cleavage of a Gly-Ser bond between the larger (beta) and smaller (alpha chains). It is an integral membrane protein.): MNEQNFMKLMQLLPKSALSSAVGLATRLPAPAPVHRAAMKAFARAYNVDMAEAEHSFERYSTFAEFFTRGLKPGLRPVDGGEKVVVSPVDGRVSQVGYSEHGRCLQAKGIEYTVDELLGDKAAAAPFHGGAWTTLYLSPRDYHRIHAPLAGTITGYAYIPGEFWPVNPASVKNKQSLFCVNERLVTYLDTVAGKCAVVKVGATCVSRIKAAYDEVLTHTGQPGKVHRYGTSLPVEKAGELGRFEMGSTVILLFEPKRVTWDESLQPETVVRLGKRIGEIA, from the coding sequence ATGAACGAACAGAACTTCATGAAGTTGATGCAGCTTTTGCCCAAGTCCGCCCTCTCCTCGGCGGTGGGGCTGGCCACGCGGCTGCCCGCGCCGGCTCCAGTGCACCGGGCGGCGATGAAGGCCTTTGCCCGGGCGTACAACGTGGACATGGCCGAGGCGGAGCACTCGTTCGAGCGCTATTCCACCTTCGCGGAGTTCTTCACCCGGGGCCTCAAGCCGGGCCTGCGTCCAGTGGACGGCGGGGAGAAGGTGGTGGTGTCGCCGGTGGACGGGCGGGTGTCCCAGGTGGGCTACTCCGAGCACGGGCGGTGCCTCCAGGCCAAGGGCATCGAGTACACGGTGGATGAGCTGCTCGGGGACAAGGCCGCCGCCGCGCCGTTCCATGGCGGGGCCTGGACGACGCTGTACCTGTCCCCCCGGGATTACCACCGCATCCACGCGCCCCTGGCCGGCACCATCACCGGCTATGCGTACATTCCGGGCGAGTTCTGGCCGGTCAACCCCGCCTCGGTGAAGAACAAGCAGTCGCTGTTCTGCGTGAACGAGCGGCTCGTCACCTACCTGGACACGGTGGCCGGCAAGTGCGCCGTGGTGAAGGTGGGCGCCACGTGCGTGTCGCGCATCAAGGCCGCTTATGACGAGGTGCTCACCCACACCGGCCAGCCCGGCAAGGTGCACCGCTATGGCACCTCCCTCCCGGTGGAGAAGGCCGGGGAGCTGGGCCGCTTCGAGATGGGCTCCACCGTCATCTTGCTGTTCGAGCCCAAGCGCGTGACGTGGGACGAGAGCCTCCAGCCCGAGACGGTGGTCCGTCTGGGCAAGCGCATCGGGGAGATCGCGTGA
- a CDS encoding PfkB family carbohydrate kinase, translating into MSLLVVGSVALDSVETPFGIKEEVLGGSATFFSTAASFFNPVQLVAVVGEDFPEAHVQFLQSRGVNLEGLVREKGRTFRWKGKYGWQLNEAQTLDTQLNVFQSFSPKLPEAYRNTPYVFLGNIHPQLQSQVLDQVKSPRLVAADTMNLWIQNTRAELLETLKRVNLLFVNDGEARQLTGEHNVVKAARAILALGPSTVVIKRGEYGALLFEKDHVFACPAFPLEDVFDPTGAGDTFAGGFMGTLATAGQIDRDVLCRAMVMGSVMASFTVERFSLDRLRELKTPELYGRFNEFKRLTHFEELPLKARQ; encoded by the coding sequence ATGTCTCTGCTCGTCGTCGGCTCGGTGGCGTTGGATTCGGTGGAAACCCCCTTTGGCATCAAAGAGGAGGTTCTCGGCGGTTCCGCCACGTTCTTCTCGACTGCCGCCTCCTTCTTCAATCCGGTGCAGCTGGTGGCCGTGGTCGGTGAGGACTTTCCAGAAGCCCATGTGCAGTTTCTCCAGTCCCGGGGCGTGAACCTGGAGGGGCTGGTCCGGGAGAAGGGGCGCACCTTCCGCTGGAAGGGCAAGTACGGCTGGCAGCTCAACGAAGCCCAGACGCTGGACACCCAGCTCAACGTCTTCCAGAGCTTCTCCCCGAAGCTGCCCGAGGCCTACCGCAACACCCCATACGTGTTCCTGGGCAACATCCACCCCCAATTGCAGAGCCAGGTGCTGGACCAGGTGAAGTCGCCCCGGCTGGTGGCCGCCGACACCATGAACCTGTGGATCCAGAACACCCGCGCGGAGCTGCTCGAGACGCTCAAGCGCGTGAACCTGCTCTTCGTGAACGATGGCGAGGCGCGCCAGCTCACCGGTGAGCACAATGTGGTGAAGGCCGCCCGGGCCATTCTCGCCCTGGGCCCCTCCACCGTCGTCATCAAGCGCGGCGAGTATGGCGCGCTCCTCTTCGAGAAGGACCACGTCTTCGCCTGCCCGGCCTTCCCGCTGGAGGATGTGTTTGATCCCACCGGCGCGGGGGACACCTTCGCGGGCGGCTTCATGGGCACGCTGGCCACCGCGGGCCAGATCGACCGCGACGTGCTGTGCCGCGCCATGGTGATGGGCAGCGTCATGGCCTCCTTCACCGTGGAACGCTTCAGCCTGGACCGTCTGCGCGAATTGAAGACCCCTGAACTTTACGGCCGCTTCAATGAGTTCAAGCGCCTGACCCACTTCGAAGAGCTCCCCCTGAAGGCGCGCCAGTAG
- a CDS encoding metallophosphoesterase family protein yields MRIAVISDIHSNIEALTEVLRTADHHKVDRVVSLGDIVGYGASPNECCELVRSVTEVTLLGNHDAAVAGRMDYSYYYDAARHALDWSANVLQEANHSWLRSLPYTYRIGEVGFSHGSPVEPKAYEYIFALEQARELTPFVSELPEVTFIGHSHLCKAFAIGNGEVNDVVAQKFGIRRGYKYIISVGSVGQPRDYDNRACFVICDTDARTVEYLRVEYDIETAAQKIFDADLALNFGKRLFLGV; encoded by the coding sequence ATGCGGATCGCGGTCATCTCCGACATTCACTCCAACATCGAGGCGCTCACGGAGGTGTTGCGGACCGCGGATCACCACAAGGTGGACCGGGTCGTCTCGCTCGGGGACATTGTCGGCTACGGCGCGTCGCCCAACGAGTGCTGTGAGCTGGTGCGCTCGGTGACGGAGGTGACGTTGCTGGGCAACCACGATGCGGCGGTGGCGGGCCGCATGGACTACTCGTACTACTACGACGCCGCCCGGCACGCCCTGGACTGGTCCGCCAACGTGCTCCAGGAGGCCAACCACTCGTGGCTGCGGAGCCTGCCGTACACCTACCGGATCGGCGAGGTGGGCTTCAGCCATGGCTCTCCCGTGGAGCCCAAGGCGTATGAGTACATCTTCGCGCTGGAGCAGGCGCGGGAGCTGACGCCGTTCGTGTCGGAGCTGCCCGAGGTTACCTTCATCGGCCACAGCCACCTGTGCAAGGCGTTCGCCATTGGCAACGGCGAGGTGAATGACGTGGTGGCCCAGAAGTTCGGCATCCGGCGGGGCTACAAGTACATCATCTCGGTGGGCAGCGTGGGGCAGCCGCGGGACTACGACAACCGGGCCTGCTTCGTCATCTGCGACACGGACGCTCGCACGGTGGAGTACCTGCGCGTGGAGTACGACATCGAGACGGCCGCGCAGAAGATTTTCGATGCGGATCTCGCGCTGAACTTCGGCAAGCGGCTCTTCCTGGGCGTCTAA